The following nucleotide sequence is from Streptomyces sp. NBC_00239.
CAGGTAGCCGGTGACGAAGGTCGGGACGGAGATCACCACGAGGGTGAGCACCAGCAGGCTGGTGTCGATGGCGCGGCCCCGGCGCAGTCCGCTGATCACGCCGAAGGTGATGCCGACGACGATCTCGATGACGATGGCGACGAGGGTCAGGCGCAGCGTGACGGGGAAGGCCGACGCCATCAGCTCGGTGACCGCCTGCCCGTTGAAGGCGGTGCCGAAGTCTCCCTGGAAGATCTGCCCCATGTAGTGCAGGTACTGCTTCCACAGCGGCTGGTCGAGGTAGAGGTCCTTGCGGATCCGGGCGGCGGTGGCGGGGTCGGGGGCCTTGTCGCCGAAGAGCGCCGCCACCGGGTCGCCGAGGGCGTACACCATGAAGAAGATGAGGAACGTGCTGCCGATGAACACCGGGATCATCTGGAGCAGCCGCCGGATCACGTAGCGTCCCACGGGGCCTCCGGGTGTGGTGCAGGTGCGGGGCGGCGGGCCCGCCGCCGGCGACTGGCGCGGCGGCGGCGGGCCCGGGTCTGCGGGACGGGCGTCAGCCGACCTTGATCTGGTCGTAGACGGGGACGCTGAACTGGTTCAGGGCGACGCTCGAGAGCCGCTCGGCGTAGCCGGCGCTGCCGTTCTGGTACCAGAGCGGGATGGACGGCATCTGCGCCGCGAGGACCTTCTCCGCGTCCTGGAACTTGGCGACCGCCTTGGCCGTGTCCGTCTCGCGGTTGGCCTCGTCGACGAGCTTGTCGAAGTCCTTGTTGCTGAACTTCCCGTAGTTGGAGGAGGCGCCGGTGTAGTAGAGCGGCTCCAGGAAGTTCTGGATCAGCGGGTAGTCGCCCTGCCAGCCGGAGCGGAACGGGCCGGTCAGCTTGTACGAGCTCTGCTGGTTGCGGTAGTCCGCGAAGGTGCCGACCGGGTTGACGGTGCACACCGCGCCCTTGCCGAGGGCGTTGTTGATGCTGTTGCAGACGGCGTCCATCCACTCGCGGTGCGAGCCGGTGTCCACGTTCGAGGTGAGGGTCATCTTGCCGCCGGGCAGGCCGCCCCCGTCCTCGATGAGCTTCTTGGCGGCCGCCGGGTCGAAGGTGCACAGCTCGCCGCAGACGTCCTTGTAGCCGCCCTTCTCGCCGAGGGCCGTGGAGGTCCAGTCCTTGGCGGGGCTGCGGGTGCCCTGGAAGATCTGCTTGGTGATCTCCTCGCGGTTGATGGCGCGGGAGATGCCCTGACGGACCTTCTCCATGCCGGCCTTGCCCCAGGCCGGGTCGTACAGCGGGAAGGTGAGGGTCTGGATGATCAGCGCGGGCTGGTTGATGTACCGGTCGCCGAGGTCGCTCTTGACGTTCTTCAGCTGCTGCGCCGGGACGTCGTCGACGAGGTCGAGGTTGCCGGCGATCAGGTCGGTGTAGGCGGTGTTGTTGTCGGTGTAGACCTTGAGGTCCACGCCGCCGTTCTGCGCCTTGTCCGGGCCGGTGTACTCCTCCCACTTGCGCAGCTTCATCCCGGTGCCCTTGGTGTACGAGTCCACCGTGTACGGGCCGTTGCCCACGGGCTTGTTGAGCCAGCCGGCGTGGTCGGTGAAGAAGGCCTTGGGGAGCGGGGAGAACGCCTGGTAGCCCAGGGTGTCGGGCCAGGTGGAGAACTTCTCCTTGAGCGCGACGGTGAAGGTCTTGGGGTCCTTGACCACCAGGCCCTTCATCGTCTTGGTCTTGGGGTCGCCGGACTCCGGGTGCAGGTCCTCGTAGCCGACGATGTCGGAGAAGAACGGCGAGTTGTTCTGCTTGCTGCGGACGTCCGCGCCGTAGTTCCACGCGTCGACGAAGGACTGGGCGGTGACCGGCTCGCCGTTGCTGAACTTCCACCCGTCCTTCAGGGTGACCGTGAAGTTCTGCTGGTCGGTGGTCTCGATCTTCTCCGCGACCATGTCCTGGGCCGCGCCGGTCTTCGGGTCGTAGCGCTTGAGCCCCCGGAACAGCATGTCGAGGACCTTGCCGCCCTGGACCTCGTTGGTGTTGGCCGGCTCCAGCGGGTTCTGCGGGTCACCCCAGGAAGAGCTCACGATCCCGGCGCCCTCACCTCCGCCGCTGTCGCTTCCGCCGCCGCAGGCCGTCGCACCGAGGGCGACGGCCACCGCACATGCGGCCCACTTGGCGTGGGTGGCTCCGCGCATGGAGTGCCTCCTCATTGGCTCCCGAGTCGTTCTTCTTCTCGCTCAGGAGCCAATGTCACCCCGGAAGATGACGATCCACATGTCGTGCAGGGCCGAACGGGCCAGGGTGTCACCCGATTGTCAGCACAGGGTGGCCTCCCAGGTGTCCACCGCGTAATGGAGGTGCATGCCGTGCGCCTCGTACAGGGCGAGCGCCCCGGTTTCGTTGAGCGTGTCGACGCCCAGCCCCAGGGTGTCCCGGCCGCGGGCGGCGTACACCCCGAAGGCGTGCCGCAGCAGGTGGCTGGCGATGCCACGGCCGCGCAGCTCCTTGCGGACCCCCAGATTGCGCACCCAGCCCATCGCGGCCCGGTCGTCGCGGGACAGCATGACGGCGGCGTCGCCGTGGCCGGCCAGGGACGCGATCCAGACCAGGGACCAGTCGAGGTGCACGGCGTCGAGGTCGTCGAGCCACTGCCGGTAGCTGCGCGGGGTGTGGTCGAAGTGCTCGGCGAAGGTCTCCTCGACCAGGGCGTGCGCCCGCTGCCGGTCCTCCTCGGCCCGGCAGTCCCGCAGGGTCAGGCCCGGCGGCGGTACGGGCAGCGGGTCTGCGGCCGGGGACAGCGGGCGGGCCATCACCTGGTGGCGGCGCACCCGGCGCCAGCCGCGGGCGGTCAGCCGGCGGGTCTCGAAGGTGGGCGCGGTGTTGAGGTTGAGGTGGAGCACGGCCAGGGCGGCGCCGTCCGCGCGGGCCCGTTCCCGGGCGCGGGCCTCCACGAGGGCGAGCAGCCGCTCCCCCGCGTCCTGGTGGGCGGGCAGCACGTAGTGGTCGGTGTCGATCCTGCCGGGCTCGCCGTCGCACCACAGGGCGGCGTACGCGACGAGCCGGCCGCCCTCGAAGGCGAGCCAGGAGTCGCGGGCGAGGTCCATCTCGGGGTGCCGCAGATCGGCCTCGACCTCGTGGAGGTCGGTCTCGGGCCGGCCGATCTCGATCAGGTCCACGGCGTTGAGGAGGGCGCAGATGTCGGCGGCGTCGCCTGGCCCAGCGGGCCGTACGGTCAGCATCCGACCACTCTGGTGCCGGCGGCCCGTCCCCGGCAAAGCCTTTTCGCCCGGCCCCGTTCGCCCGGGGCGATGTCACCCGAGCCGTTGCGCCCAGGCCCCCCGTACACGCCGGAGGGCGCCCGGTCCGCGGCTGCGGTCCGGACGCCCTCGGCGTCACGCGGTGGGGATCAGGCCGGCAGGACGGCCCGCTCCTCGGCGAAGTGGCAGGCCGACTCGTGGGCGGCCGGCGAGTCCGAGCCCTGGAAGCGCTCGGGGATCGCGAGCAGCGGCATCTCGGTCGCGCACTTCTCCTCCGCCTTCCAGCAGCGGGTGCGGAAGCGGCAGCCGGACGGCGGGTTCGCCGGCGAGGGGACGTCGCCGGTGAGGATGATCCGGTCGCGGCCCTCGCGGGCAGCCGGGTCCGGCACCGGGACGGCCGACAGCAGCGCCTGCGTGTACGGGTGCGTCGGGTGCTCGTAGATCTCCGCGTCGGTGCCGATCTCGGCCATCTTGCCGAGGTACATGACGCCCACGCGGTCCGAGATGTGCCGGACGATCGACAGGTCGTGCGCGATGAAGATGTAGGAGAGGTTGAACTCCTCCTGCAGCTTCTCCATCAGGTTGATGACCTGCGCCTGGACGGAGACGTCCAGGGCCGAGACCGGCTCGTCGCAGATGATGATCTCCGGGTTGAGCGCGAGGCCGCGGGCGATGCCGATGCGCTGGCGCTGACCGCCGGAGAACTGGTGCGGGTACCGGTTGATGTACTCCGGGTTCAGGCCCACGACGTCCAGGAGTTCCTGGACCTTGCGGCGCCGGTCGCCCTTGGGAGCCACCTCGGGGTGGATCTCGTACGTCTCGCCGATGATGTCGCCCACCGTCATGCGGGGGTTCAGCGAGGTGTACGGGTCCTGGAACACCATCTGGATGTTGCGGCGGACGGCCTTCAGCGCGCGCCCGGACAGCTTGGTGATGTCCTGGCCCTTGTAGAAGACCTCGCCGGCGGTCGCCCGCTCCAGGTTCATCAGCAGCTTGGCGACGGTGGACTTGCCACAGCCGGACTCGCCGACGATGCCCAGGGTCTCGCCCTGGTAGAGGTCGAAGGACACGCCGTCGACGGCCTTGACCGCGCCGACCTGCTTCTTGAACAGGATGCCCTGGGTCAGCGGGAAGTGCTTGACCAGGTTGCGCACCTGGAGGATCGGCTCGCCCTTGTTCAGGTCAGCCATGGATCGTCTCCTTCCAGAAGTGGCAGGCGCTCTTGCGGCCCGGCAGCTCGCCGCCGTCCCGCTCGGTCACCGCGTGCAGCACCGGAATCTCGGTGCTGCAGATGTCCTGCGCCGCGGTGCAGCGCGGGTTGAACGCGCAACCGGACGGCATGCGCAGGAGGTTGGGCGGCAGGCCCTTGATCGCGAAGAGGTCCTGGCCCTTCTGGTCCAGACGCGGGATCGACGCCAGCAGACCCTTGGTGTACGGGTGCGCGGGGCGCTTGTAGATCTCGTGGACCGGGGCGGTCTCGACGATCCGGCCGGCGTACATGACCGCGATCTTGTCCGCGACGTCGGCGACGACGCCGAGGTCGTGGGTGATCAGGATCAGACCCATGTTCATCTCGCGCTGGAGCTCCGCGAGCAGGTCCATGACCTGGGCCTGGACCGTCACGTCGAGAGCCGTGGTGGGCTCGTCGGCGATGATCAGGTCCGGCTCGAGGGCCATCGCCATGGCGATCATGATGCGCTGGCGCATACCGCCGGAGAAGTGGTGCGGGTAGTCGTCCACGCGCGCCTTGGCGGCGGGGATCTTCACCCGGTCCATCAGCTCGATGGCCTTGAGCTTGGCGTCCTTCTTGGACATGCCCTGGTGCACGCGGAACATCTCGCCGAGCTGGTAGCCGACGGTGAGCACCGGGTTGAGGGAGGACAGCGCGTCCTGGAAGATCATCGCGATCTTCTGGCCGCGGATCTGCCGCCGCTCCTCGTTGCTCATCTTCAGCATGTCCTGGCCGCGGAAGAGGATCTCGCCCTGCGGGATCTTGCCGGGAGGCATGTCGAGGATGCCCATGATCGCCTGCGCGGTCACGGACTTGCCGGAGCCGGACTCGCCGAGGACGGCGAGGGTCTCGCCGGCGGCGACGCTGTAGTTGACTCCGTTGACGGCCTTGGCCACGCCGTCACGGGTGTGGAACTCCACGTGCAGGTCGCGGACTTCGAGGAGCGGGCCCTCGGAGTCGTTGCCGTCACGGGGGGACGGGACCGTCGCGGTCTTGTCGATGGTGGTCACGTTCGCCCTCCTAGCGCATCTTCGGGTCGAGGGCGTTGCGGACCGCTTCGCCGAGCATGATGAAGGCCAGCACGGTGATGCTGAGCATGATCGACGGGTACAGCAGGATGTGCTGGGCCACGCGGATCTGGGAGGCGCCGGCGGAGATGTCGACACCCCACGAGACGGTCGGGGAGGCCAGGCCCAGGCCGAGGTAGGACAGGGTGGCCTCGGCGCCGATGTAGCCGCCGAGCGAGATGGTCGCGACGACGATCACGGGGGCCATGGCGTTCGGCAGGATGTGCCGGAACATGATCCGGATGGTGCTCGCACCGAGCGCCTGGGCGGCGTGCACGTAGTCGGACGCCTTGACGGTGATCACGGCGCCGCGCATGACGCGGGTGATCTGGGTCCAGCCGAGGAAGGCCAGCGCGAAGACCACGGTCCACACGGTCCGGTCGGTGAAGGCCTGGAGGACGACCATCGAACCGAGCAGGAACGGGATGCCGAAGAAGATGTCGGTGACGCGGGACAGCACCGCGTCGACCACACCGCCGAAGTAGCCGGCGATCATGCCGACGATCGAACCGGTGACGGTGACGATCAGGGTGACGGTCACACCGACGATGATCGAGGCACGGGTGCCGTAGATCAGGCGGGCGTAGACGCTGCGGCCCTGGCCGTCGTAGCCGAGCCACTCGGGCGAACCGATGCTGCCCAGCTCGGGCTTGCTCAGGAAGTGCTTGACCAGGTCGCCCGTGGTCGGGGAGGCGCTGGTGAACCAGCTCGGGAACACCGAGATGAGCAGCAGCAGGACGATCAGCGCCGCGGATATGACGAAGTACGGGTTGCGGCGCAGGTCCACCCACGCGTCGCCCCACAGGCTGCGGGCCTTCTCGGCCTTCTGCGGCGGGACGGCGACGGGCACGACCTCGGTGGCGGTCTTGTCCGCGGTCTTGGTGATGTCAGGCATAACGGATCCTCGGGTCCAGGACCGCGTAAAGGAGGTCGACGAGAAGGCTGGCGATGAGGTAGACGACAACCAGGACCGTGACGATGCCGACCACGGTCAGGCCCTCACGACGGACGATCGAGTCGTAGATCAGACCGCCGACGCCCTTGACGTTGAACATGCCTTCGGTGACGACCGCGCCGCCCATGAGGGCGCCGATGTCGGTTCCGAGGAAGGTCACGACGGGGATCAGCGAGTTGCGCATGAGGTGCACACCGACGACACGGCGCTTGGGCAGGCCCTTGGCGACGGCGGTGCGGATGTAGTCGGCGCGGAGGTTCTCGGCGAGCGACGTGCGCGTCAGCCGGGCCACGTATGCGAGGGACAGCGCACCCAACACAATGGCCGGCGCGAGCAGCTCGCCCCAGGTCTCGTCCTGTCCGACGTTCGGCTCGATCCAGCCGAGCTGGAAGGCGAAGACGGTCTTGATGATGAAGCCGAGCACGAAGACCGGGACCGAGATCACCAGCAGCGTGAAGATCAGGACCAGGTTGTCGGCAAGGCGACCGGCCTTGAGGCCGGCGACGACGCCGAGGCCGAGGCCCAGGACCATCTCGATGAGGAACGCCAGCATCGCGAGCCGGAAGGTGACCGGGAACGCGGCCCCGATGACCTCGGTGATCTCCCGTCCACTTCGGATCTGCTCACCGAAGTTGAAGTGGAAGATGATGTTCGAGATGTAGTTCCAGTACTGCTGAAGAATCGGCTGGTCCAGCCCGTACTCGTGCCGGAGTCTGGCAAGAGTGGCCGGATCTGTGCCCTTGTCCCCGAACAGGCCCGCCACGGGGTCACCGGGCAGGGAATACACCATCAGGAAGATGAGCAGGGTCGTCCCGAAGAAGACCGGGATCATCTGGAGCAGTCGTCGTGCGACATAGCGCCCCATCGTGCCTCCGTTTAAGAATGCGGCAGGAGCCGGGACAGGCCCTTCCGCGGCATCCGCGCCGGGATTCGGCGCACGGACACCGTGGAAGGGCCCCCGGTCACTGCGTAAAGGCCGGGTGCGGGCCGACTCCCCGTCGGCCCACACCCGTACATCGGACTACGTCAGTGACTACTTCTTGACCTCGACGCCTTCGAGGATCGGGTCGCCGTCCTGCGCGTACTTGACGCCGGAGACCTTCTCGGAGAAGCCGGCGTTGACCTTGTAGTACCAGAGCGGGATGGAAGGCATGTAGTTGACCAGGTCCTTCTCCACCGCCTGGTACTCCTTCACGGACTCGTCGAGCGACGCGGCCGTGTCGGCCTTGTCGATCTTCGCGTCGAGACCCTTGTCGGAGAAGTCGCCCTGGTTGCCCGCCGCGCCGGTCTTGAACAGGTCACGGACGAAGTTGGCGTTGACCGGGTAGTCGAGGACCCAGCCGGAGCGGTAGATCGACTTGACCTGCTTCGACTTACGGGCCTGGAGGTCGGCCTGGAAGTCGGCCTTGGCGTCGCCCACGCACTTCACGCCGGTGGACTGGGTGATGCTGTTGCAGACAGCCTCGACCCATTCCTTGTGGCCACCGTCGGAGTTGAACTGGATGGAGATGGCGCCGCCGGGAACGCCACCACCCTCGGCGATGAGCGCCTTGGCCTTGGCGGCGTCGAACTTCGTGACGTCACCGGCGGCGTTCGGCTGGAAGCCGAGGACACCCTTGGCGACCCAGCCGGTGGCGGGCTCGCGGGTGCCCTGGAGCACCGTCTTGGTGATGGTGTCGCGGTCGATCGCCATGGACAGACCCTGGATGACCTTCGGGTTGACCTTCTTGGCCTTCCACTGCGGCGCGTAGAACGCGATCGCGAGGGTCTGCACGGCCGAGTACGCCTGGTCCACGGCGCGGTCGCCGAGGTCCTGGCGGTAGACCGGGAGGTCCTTCGGGGCAAGCTGACGCAGGACGTCGACGTTGCCGGACTTCAGGTCCTCGTAGGCGGTCTCGAGGGTGGTGTAGTTCTTGAAGATCACACCACCGTTCTTGGCCTTGTTGTCGCCCTTGTAGCCGTCGAAGCGGACGATCTCGATCTGCTTCTTGTGCTCCCACGACTTGAACTTGTAGGGGCCGTTGCCGACCGGCTTCTCGCCGGCGGCCTTCGGGTTCGCGTAGAACGACTCCGGCAGCGGGGAGAAGACCTCGTAGCCGAGCTTGTACGCGAAGTACGGGATGGCCGTGGTGAGCTCGATGGTGAAGGTGCTCTCGTCGAGGACCTTCAGGCCGTCCAGCTTGTCCGAGGTGGGCTTGGCGCCCTCCTTCTCGGGGTGGACCTTCTCGAAGCCCTTGATGTCCGAGAACCAGGAGGCGTTGCCCTGGTTGTTCGTGATGGTCGCGGCCCAGTTCCACGCCTTGACGTAGGACTCGGCGGTCACCGGGGTGCCGTCGTGGAACGTCCAGCCCTTCTTGAGCTTGACGGTCCAGAGCTTGCTGTCCTTGGTGTCCACCGACTCGGCGTTGACCATGGTCAGCTTGCCGTCTTCGGTGTAGTCGACCAGCTGCGAGAAGAGCCCGCTCAGGACGATCGAACCGTTCGACTCCATCGTGTCGGCCGGCTGGAGAAGCTTCTCCGGCTCACCCGTCTCGATGGAGAAGATGCCGTTCGGGTCGACAGCGCCCTTGCTGTCAGAGGCCTTGTCGTCCCCCCCGCCACAAGCGGTTGCTGCCAGGGCGACGACGATCGCGCCCGCTACCCACTTGGCGCTCTTGGCACCGCGCATGGGTTTCCTCCTCATGAGTCCACTGTTCGACATGAAGGACCCGGACCGTCCGTCGACACCCCTGACGACGATTGGGACCGGTGTCCCGAGTGTGCTCGTGAGTCGGCGCTCCCCACAGCGCTTGACCCATTGACCCGAGCTCGATGGAGCCATCCTGATTGACGCCCAGACCGTAAACCACACTTAAGTGGTCTCGTTTTCACAACATCAATCAGGGGCCGAAAACCGAAATCCGGACATATGGAGCACAGACAGACACGCCCGAAACGGACGGTTAGCGCACCTTCCGGAGCGTGACGGTCGATAGTCGGACACCTGAACGCAATAATCCGTTTGACAAAAGCGAACAGCCCGCCTCCGCACGGTCTCCGTGCGGGGGCGGGCTGTTCGTCAGCTCAGGTGCGGTGCAGCCTAGCGCTTGGCGCGCGAGGCGGTGCGGGACCGCTCCTTCTGGTCCAGGACGACCTTGCGGATGCGCACGGCCTCCGGGGTCACCTCGACGCACTCGTCGTCGCGGCAGAACTCCAGGGACTGCTCCAGGGAGAGCTTGCGCGGCGGGATCACGTTCTCCGTGTTGTCCGCGGAAGCCGCACGCATGTTGGTGAG
It contains:
- a CDS encoding peptide ABC transporter substrate-binding protein, which gives rise to MRGAKSAKWVAGAIVVALAATACGGGDDKASDSKGAVDPNGIFSIETGEPEKLLQPADTMESNGSIVLSGLFSQLVDYTEDGKLTMVNAESVDTKDSKLWTVKLKKGWTFHDGTPVTAESYVKAWNWAATITNNQGNASWFSDIKGFEKVHPEKEGAKPTSDKLDGLKVLDESTFTIELTTAIPYFAYKLGYEVFSPLPESFYANPKAAGEKPVGNGPYKFKSWEHKKQIEIVRFDGYKGDNKAKNGGVIFKNYTTLETAYEDLKSGNVDVLRQLAPKDLPVYRQDLGDRAVDQAYSAVQTLAIAFYAPQWKAKKVNPKVIQGLSMAIDRDTITKTVLQGTREPATGWVAKGVLGFQPNAAGDVTKFDAAKAKALIAEGGGVPGGAISIQFNSDGGHKEWVEAVCNSITQSTGVKCVGDAKADFQADLQARKSKQVKSIYRSGWVLDYPVNANFVRDLFKTGAAGNQGDFSDKGLDAKIDKADTAASLDESVKEYQAVEKDLVNYMPSIPLWYYKVNAGFSEKVSGVKYAQDGDPILEGVEVKK
- a CDS encoding ABC transporter ATP-binding protein, whose translation is MADLNKGEPILQVRNLVKHFPLTQGILFKKQVGAVKAVDGVSFDLYQGETLGIVGESGCGKSTVAKLLMNLERATAGEVFYKGQDITKLSGRALKAVRRNIQMVFQDPYTSLNPRMTVGDIIGETYEIHPEVAPKGDRRRKVQELLDVVGLNPEYINRYPHQFSGGQRQRIGIARGLALNPEIIICDEPVSALDVSVQAQVINLMEKLQEEFNLSYIFIAHDLSIVRHISDRVGVMYLGKMAEIGTDAEIYEHPTHPYTQALLSAVPVPDPAAREGRDRIILTGDVPSPANPPSGCRFRTRCWKAEEKCATEMPLLAIPERFQGSDSPAAHESACHFAEERAVLPA
- a CDS encoding ABC transporter ATP-binding protein; translation: MTTIDKTATVPSPRDGNDSEGPLLEVRDLHVEFHTRDGVAKAVNGVNYSVAAGETLAVLGESGSGKSVTAQAIMGILDMPPGKIPQGEILFRGQDMLKMSNEERRQIRGQKIAMIFQDALSSLNPVLTVGYQLGEMFRVHQGMSKKDAKLKAIELMDRVKIPAAKARVDDYPHHFSGGMRQRIMIAMAMALEPDLIIADEPTTALDVTVQAQVMDLLAELQREMNMGLILITHDLGVVADVADKIAVMYAGRIVETAPVHEIYKRPAHPYTKGLLASIPRLDQKGQDLFAIKGLPPNLLRMPSGCAFNPRCTAAQDICSTEIPVLHAVTERDGGELPGRKSACHFWKETIHG
- a CDS encoding ABC transporter permease — its product is MGRYVARRLLQMIPVFFGTTLLIFLMVYSLPGDPVAGLFGDKGTDPATLARLRHEYGLDQPILQQYWNYISNIIFHFNFGEQIRSGREITEVIGAAFPVTFRLAMLAFLIEMVLGLGLGVVAGLKAGRLADNLVLIFTLLVISVPVFVLGFIIKTVFAFQLGWIEPNVGQDETWGELLAPAIVLGALSLAYVARLTRTSLAENLRADYIRTAVAKGLPKRRVVGVHLMRNSLIPVVTFLGTDIGALMGGAVVTEGMFNVKGVGGLIYDSIVRREGLTVVGIVTVLVVVYLIASLLVDLLYAVLDPRIRYA
- a CDS encoding ABC transporter permease, yielding MPDITKTADKTATEVVPVAVPPQKAEKARSLWGDAWVDLRRNPYFVISAALIVLLLLISVFPSWFTSASPTTGDLVKHFLSKPELGSIGSPEWLGYDGQGRSVYARLIYGTRASIIVGVTVTLIVTVTGSIVGMIAGYFGGVVDAVLSRVTDIFFGIPFLLGSMVVLQAFTDRTVWTVVFALAFLGWTQITRVMRGAVITVKASDYVHAAQALGASTIRIMFRHILPNAMAPVIVVATISLGGYIGAEATLSYLGLGLASPTVSWGVDISAGASQIRVAQHILLYPSIMLSITVLAFIMLGEAVRNALDPKMR
- a CDS encoding GNAT family N-acetyltransferase; protein product: MLTVRPAGPGDAADICALLNAVDLIEIGRPETDLHEVEADLRHPEMDLARDSWLAFEGGRLVAYAALWCDGEPGRIDTDHYVLPAHQDAGERLLALVEARARERARADGAALAVLHLNLNTAPTFETRRLTARGWRRVRRHQVMARPLSPAADPLPVPPPGLTLRDCRAEEDRQRAHALVEETFAEHFDHTPRSYRQWLDDLDAVHLDWSLVWIASLAGHGDAAVMLSRDDRAAMGWVRNLGVRKELRGRGIASHLLRHAFGVYAARGRDTLGLGVDTLNETGALALYEAHGMHLHYAVDTWEATLC
- a CDS encoding peptide ABC transporter substrate-binding protein; translation: MRGATHAKWAACAVAVALGATACGGGSDSGGGEGAGIVSSSWGDPQNPLEPANTNEVQGGKVLDMLFRGLKRYDPKTGAAQDMVAEKIETTDQQNFTVTLKDGWKFSNGEPVTAQSFVDAWNYGADVRSKQNNSPFFSDIVGYEDLHPESGDPKTKTMKGLVVKDPKTFTVALKEKFSTWPDTLGYQAFSPLPKAFFTDHAGWLNKPVGNGPYTVDSYTKGTGMKLRKWEEYTGPDKAQNGGVDLKVYTDNNTAYTDLIAGNLDLVDDVPAQQLKNVKSDLGDRYINQPALIIQTLTFPLYDPAWGKAGMEKVRQGISRAINREEITKQIFQGTRSPAKDWTSTALGEKGGYKDVCGELCTFDPAAAKKLIEDGGGLPGGKMTLTSNVDTGSHREWMDAVCNSINNALGKGAVCTVNPVGTFADYRNQQSSYKLTGPFRSGWQGDYPLIQNFLEPLYYTGASSNYGKFSNKDFDKLVDEANRETDTAKAVAKFQDAEKVLAAQMPSIPLWYQNGSAGYAERLSSVALNQFSVPVYDQIKVG